From a single Lonchura striata isolate bLonStr1 chromosome 13, bLonStr1.mat, whole genome shotgun sequence genomic region:
- the GPI gene encoding glucose-6-phosphate isomerase, with protein MALSADPHFKKLVEWHKANSSKLVLRQLFEADKDRFQKFSLTLNTDHGDILLDYSKNLVTEEVMKMLMELAKSRGVESARERMFSGEKINFTENRAVLHIALRNRSNVPILVDGKDVVPEVNKVLDKMKHFCQRVRSGEWKGYTGKAITDVVNIGIGGSDLGPLMVTEALKPYSKGGPRVWFVSNIDGTHIAKTLAELKPDTTLFIIASKTFTTQETITNAETAKEWFLRAANDPSAVAKHFVALSTNAPKVKDFGIDPENMFEFWDWVGGRYSLWSAIGLSIALHIGFDNFESLLAGAHWMDNHFHTAPLEKNVPVLLAMLGVWYINCYGCETHALLPYDQYMHRFAAYFQQGDMESNGKYITKKGSRVDYSTGPIVWGEPGTNGQHAFYQLIHQGTRMIPCDFLIPVQTQHPIRNGLHHKILLANFLAQTEALMKGKTADEARKELQAAGLSGEALEKLLPHKVFEGNRPTNSIMFTKLNPFTLGAIIAMYEHKIFVQGVVWDINSYDQWGVELGKQLAKKIEPELESDAPVTSHDSSTNGLINFIKKHRA; from the exons ATGGCGCTGTCTGCCGACCCCCATTTCAAGAAGCTGGTGGAGTGGCACAAGGCCAACTCCTCCAAGCTCGTCCTGCGGCAGCTCTTCGAGGCCGACAAGGATCGCTTCCAGAAGTTCAG CTTGACCCTCAATACTGACCATGGGGATATCTTACTGGATTACTCCAAGAACCTTGTTACAGAAGAAGTGATGAAAATGCTGATGGAACTG GCAAAGTCAAGGGGTGTGGAAAGTGCCAGAGAGCGCATGTTTAGTGGAGAGAAGATCAACTTCACTGAG AACCGAGCTGTGCTTCACATTGCTCTGAGAAATCGCTCCAATGTGCCAATCCTTGTGGATGGGAAGGATGTTGTTCCAGAAGTAAACAAAGTGTTGGACAAAATGAAGCACTTCTGTCAG aGGGTCCGTAGTGGTGAATGGAAAGGCTACACTGGAAAGGCAATCACTGATGTGGTCAATATTGGGATTGGTGGCTCTGACTTG GGCCCTCTGATGGTAACCGAAGCCCTGAAACCGTATTCCAAGGGAGGCCCTCGTGTCTGGTTTGTATCCAACATTGATGGTACTCATATAGCCAAAACCCTGGCTGAACTCAAACCAGACACTACTCTCTTCATCATTGCATCAAAG ACTTTTACCACACAGGAAACCATCACCAATGCAGAAACAGCCAAAGAGTGGTTCCTGCGTGCTGCTAATGAT cCTTCAGCTGTGGCCAAGCATTTTGTTGCCTTGTCTACCAATGCT CCTAAAGTTAAAGACTTTGGAATTGACCCAGAGAACATGTTTGAGTTTTGGGAT TGGGTTGGTGGTCGCTACTCCCTGTGGTCTGCCATTGGTCTCTCCATTGCCCTGCATATTG GTTTTGACAACTTTGAGAGTCTGCTTGCAGGAGCCCACTGGATG GACAATCACTTCCACACTGCCCCCCTGGAGAAGAACGTGCccgttctgctggccatgctggggGTGTGGTACATCAACTGCTACGGCTGTGAGACCCACGCCCTGCTGCCCTATGACCAGTACATGCACCGCTTCGCTGCCTACTTCCAGCAG GGTGATATGGAGTCTAATGGCAAATACATTACCAAGAAAGGTTCTCGTGTGGACTACAGCACTGGCCCTATTGTGTGGGGAGAGCCTGGCACCAATGGGCAGCATGCTTTCTATCAGCTCATTCACCAAG GAACTCGCATGATTCCCTGTGACTTCTTGATCCCTGTGCAGACCCAGCACCCCATCAGAAATGGCTTACATCACAAG ATCCTTTTGGCCAACTTCCTTGCTCAGACTGAGGCCTTGATGAAAGGGAAGACTGCTGATGAGGCTCgcaaggagctgcaggcagccgGGCTGAGTGGAGAGGCTCTGGAGAAGCTCCTTCCCCACAag GTCTTTGAGGGAAATCGACCGACCAATTCCATCATGTTTACAAAACTCAACCCCTTCACCCTGGGAGCCATCATTG CCATGTATGAGCACAAGATATTTGTTCAAGGAGTTGTCTGGGACATTAACAGTTATGACCAGTGGGG AGTTGAGCTTGGAAAACAACTTGCCAAGAAAATTGAgcctgaactggagtcagatgCTCCAGTGACATCTCATGATAGTTCAACAAATGGGCTCATCAATTTCATCAAAAAACACAGAGCGTGA